One window from the genome of Amaranthus tricolor cultivar Red isolate AtriRed21 chromosome 9, ASM2621246v1, whole genome shotgun sequence encodes:
- the LOC130824396 gene encoding protein SUPPRESSOR OF FRI 4: MGKRKKAVVKVFCYYCDRTFDDEKILVQHQKAKHFKCHACNKKLSTASGMVIHVLQVHKENVTKVPNAKPERESPDIEIYGMQGVPADVLAAHYGEQEEEPSSKSVKVVPTMNIGGVMPRPLGFVPPTYGVMQPRMYNPAVPTPLGWQVPRPPVWYPPPPAVSMPATVSATPAASAPSQQPLFPVQTIAQPLSNVAPVAHPPYPPGVHSSPVPIPVSQPLFPVGAAASLPNQTSALSTPGLQSSMSTSISTDIRASAAGYPGAPLHVANNYHIPNGPVAVGNSHSYASGPNTGGPSIGPPPVIANKAPANQPAVNEVYLVWDDEAMSMEERRASLPNYQVHDETSQMNSIDAAIDRRISESRLAGRMAF, from the exons ATGGGGAAGAGGAAGAAAGCAGTTGTTAAAGTTTTTTGCTATTACTGTGATAGAACATTTGATGATGAGAAAATATTGGTACAACATCAAAAAGCAAAACACTTTAAATGCCATGCTTGTAACAAGAAGCTTTCTACTGCTAGTGGAATGGTTATCCATGTTCTTCAAGTTCATAAAGAGAATGTTACCAA GGTGCCTAATGCTAAGCCTGAAAGAGAATCCCCAGATATTGAAATATATGGAATGCAGGGGGTTCCAGCTGATGTATTGGCTGCTCATTATGGGGAACAAG AGGAGGAACCATCTTCAAAATCCGTGAAAGTTGTTCCAACAATGAATATTGGTGGCGTGATGCCAAGGCCGCTTGGTTTTGTACCACCAACTTATGGAGTGATGCAGCCACGCAT GTATAATCCAGCTGTTCCAACACCTCTTGGTTGGCAAGTCCCTCGTCCACCTGTATGGTATCCTCCGCCTCCAGCTGTGTCGATGCCTGCAACAGTTTCAGCAACCCCCGCAGCTTCAGCTCCTTCACAGCAGCCTCTATTTCCTGTTCAAACCATTGCCCAACCATTGTCTAATGTAGCTCCTGTGGCACATCCTCCTTATCCTCCTGGTGTCCATTCCTCTCCAGTGCCTATCCCTGTTTCACAGCCTTTGTTTCCGGTTGGAGCCGCTGCTAGTTTGCCTAATCAAACTTCAGCACTTTCTACACCTGGACTTCAGTCATCCATGTCTACAAGCATCTCAACAGACATCAGAGCTTCTGCAGCTGGATATCCTGGTGCCCCCCTTCATGTGGCAAATAATTACCACATACCAAATGGTCCAG TGGCAGTTGGCAATTCACATTCATATGCATCCGGCCCGAACACTGGTGGTCCATCAATTGGGCCTCCTCCTGTGATTGCTAATAAAGCTCCAGCAAACCAGCCGGCTGTTAATGAGGTTTACTTGGTGTGGGATGACGAGGCCATGTCAATG GAGGAGAGAAGAGCATCGTTGCCAAATTATCAGGTTCACGACGAAACCAGCCAG ATGAACTCAATCGATGCCGCTATCGATAGAAGAATATCTGAGAGCAGACTTGCTGGTAGAATGGCTTTCTAG
- the LOC130823755 gene encoding protein FAR-RED ELONGATED HYPOCOTYL 3 isoform X2 — protein sequence MHVKRRPDGRWVIHSFIKEHNHELLPAQAVSEQTRKMYAAMARNYAEYKNVVGLKNDSKIPFEKNRNFLLEAGDAKLLLDFFTRMQNVNSNFFYAVELSDDLRLKSLLWIDAKSRHDYVNFNDTVSFDTSYIKNKYKMPLALLVGVNQHYQFMLLGCAIVSDENPATYSWILQTWLKAMGGLAPKVIVTDQDIAIKSAVSEVFPGTQHCFHLWHILGKVSEKLGHIIKKHENFMAKFDKCIYRSWTDEEFEKRWQKLITRFELNKDNDWLQSLFEDRKLWVPLYMKDSFLAGMSVVQRSESINSYFDKYVHKKTTVSEFLKHYDTIIQDRYEEEARADSETWNKQPALKSPSPLEKHLSTLYTHAVFKKFQVEVLGAVACHPKTERQDEVYTTFRVQDFEKNQEFFITWDPMKSEVSCMCHLFEYKGYLCRHAMVVFQMCGLSMIPSQYILKRWKKDAKVRHLIVEGTEQVPSRVQRYNDLCNRAMRLGEEGSLSQESYTIALRALDEAFNNCIGVNNVCKTLPEVSTSANHGLLCIEDDSPSRSFSKTIKKKHPTKKRKINTEAEAMTIGSQYNLQQMDKLGSRPVRPLDGFYGPQQGVPGMVQLNLMAPTDNYYGSQPTIQGLGQLNSIAPSNDGYYGQPGMHGLGQSQMDIFRSPTGFSYGIRDEANVRSAQLHNDGGPRHS from the exons ATGCATGTAAAAAGGAGGCCAGATGGCAGGTGGGTGATACATAGTTTTATTAAGGAGCACAACCATGAACTTTTACCTGCTCAAGCTGTCAGTGAACAAACGAGAAAAATGTATGCTGCAATGGCTAGAAACTATGCCGAATATAAAAATGTGGTTGGTTTAAAGAATGATTCGAAGATTCCATTTGAGaaaaatcgtaattttttaCTAGAAGCAGGGGATGCTAAGCTCTTGCTTGATTTTTTCACACGGATGCAAAATGTGAATTCTAACTTCTTTTATGCTGTAGAGCTAAGTGACGATCTGCGATTGAAGAGTTTATTATGGATTGATGCCAAAAGTAGGCACGACTATGTGAATTTTAATGACACGGTCTCTTTTGATACGAGctatataaaaaacaaatataaaatgcCTCTTGCCCTTTTGGTAGGGGTCAATCAACACTATCAGTTCATGCTGCTTGGATGTGCTATAGTTTCTGATGAAAATCCAGCGACATACTCATGGATACTTCAAACATGGTTGAAAGCAATGGGTGGATTAGCTCCAAAAGTGATTGTTACTGACCAAGATATTGCTATTAAGTCGGCTGTTTCTGAGGTTTTTCCAGGTACTCAGCATTGCTTTCATTTGTGGCATATTCTGGGAAAGGTTTCAGAAAAGTTGGGCCATATCATTAAgaaacatgaaaattttatggcAAAATTTGACAAATGCATTTACAGATCTTGGACTGATGAGGAGTTTGAGAAGCGGTGGCAGAAACTTATTACAAGATTTGAACTTAATAAAGACAATGACTGGCTTCAGTCACTTTTTGAAGATCGTAAACTATGGGTTCCATTATATATGAAGGATTCTTTTTTAGCTGGAATGTCCGTTGTCCAGCGTTCTGAGAGTATTAATTCTTACTTTGATAAATATGTACATAAAAAGACTACAGTTTCTGAGTTTTTAAAGCATTATGATACAATTATTCAAGACAGATATGAGGAGGAAGCCAGAGCTGATTCTGAGACATGGAATAAACAACCAGCTTTGAAATCTCCATCTCCTTTAGAGAAGCATTTGTCAACTTTATATACGCACGCGGTGTTCAAGAAATTTCAAGTTGAGGTTTTGGGTGCAGTCGCATGCCATCCTAAGACAGAAAGACAAGATGAGGTGTACACCACTTTTAGGGTTCAAGATTTTGAAAAGAATCAAGAATTCTTTATTACATGGGATCCGATGAAATCAGAAGTTTCTTGCATGTGCCATCTGTTCGAATACAAAGGTTATCTTTGTAGACATGCAATGGTTGTTTTCCAAATGTGTGGCCTTTCCATGATTCCATCTCAATACATATTGAAGAGGTGGAAGAAAGATGCCAAAGTTAGGCATCTGATTGTAGAAGGGACTGAACAGGTACCATCCAGGGTCCAACGGTATAACGATTTGTGTAACCGAGCTATGAGGTTGGGTGAAGAGGGATCACTATCTCAAGAAAGTTACACGATCGCCCTCCGTGCTCTAGATGAAGCATTTAACAACTGTATTGGGGTGAATAATGTTTGCAAGACTCTTCCGGAAGTCAGCACATCAGCTAATCATGGGCTTCTCTGCATTGAAGACGACAGTCCCAGTAGGAGCTTTAGCAAGACCATTAAAAAAAAGCATCCTACCAAAAAACGGAAG ATTAACACAGAAGCAGAGGCAATGACTATTGGGTCACAATATAACTTGCAACAAATG GATAAGCTGGGATCCAGACCTGTAAGACCTCTAGACGGATTCTATGGCCCACAACAAGGTGTTCCAGGAATG GTGCAACTGAACTTGATGGCTCCAACCGATAATTATTATGGAAGTCAACCAACAATTCAAGGACTT GGACAATTGAACTCAATTGCGCCTAGCAACGATGGCTATTATGGTCAACCAGGCATGCATGGGCTA GGTCAGAGTCAGATGGATATTTTCCGCTCACCAACTGGTTTCTCATATGGAATTCGG GATGAGGCCAATGTTAGGTCTGCACAGTTACACAACGATGGAGGACCAAGACATTCTTAA
- the LOC130823755 gene encoding protein FAR-RED ELONGATED HYPOCOTYL 3 isoform X1, with translation MDIDLRLPSGVQDRQDEDENAVSDMLDREDKLDDGVDAEDALHAGEVHVEDELTLNSTISDTGDFKEDANLEPLAGMEFVSHQEAYAFYQEYARSMGFNTAIQNSRRSKTSREFIDAKFACSRYGTKREYDKGNRPRIRQCNKQEPESATGRRSCGKTNCKASMHVKRRPDGRWVIHSFIKEHNHELLPAQAVSEQTRKMYAAMARNYAEYKNVVGLKNDSKIPFEKNRNFLLEAGDAKLLLDFFTRMQNVNSNFFYAVELSDDLRLKSLLWIDAKSRHDYVNFNDTVSFDTSYIKNKYKMPLALLVGVNQHYQFMLLGCAIVSDENPATYSWILQTWLKAMGGLAPKVIVTDQDIAIKSAVSEVFPGTQHCFHLWHILGKVSEKLGHIIKKHENFMAKFDKCIYRSWTDEEFEKRWQKLITRFELNKDNDWLQSLFEDRKLWVPLYMKDSFLAGMSVVQRSESINSYFDKYVHKKTTVSEFLKHYDTIIQDRYEEEARADSETWNKQPALKSPSPLEKHLSTLYTHAVFKKFQVEVLGAVACHPKTERQDEVYTTFRVQDFEKNQEFFITWDPMKSEVSCMCHLFEYKGYLCRHAMVVFQMCGLSMIPSQYILKRWKKDAKVRHLIVEGTEQVPSRVQRYNDLCNRAMRLGEEGSLSQESYTIALRALDEAFNNCIGVNNVCKTLPEVSTSANHGLLCIEDDSPSRSFSKTIKKKHPTKKRKINTEAEAMTIGSQYNLQQMDKLGSRPVRPLDGFYGPQQGVPGMVQLNLMAPTDNYYGSQPTIQGLGQLNSIAPSNDGYYGQPGMHGLGQSQMDIFRSPTGFSYGIRDEANVRSAQLHNDGGPRHS, from the exons ATGGATATAGATCTTAGATTACCATCTGGGGTGCAAGATCGgcaagatgaagatgaaaatgcTGTTAGTGATATGTTAGACAGAGAAGACAAACTAGATGATGGAGTAGATGCGGAGGATGCTCTACATGCTGGTGAGGTGCATGTTGAAGATGAGCTAACTCTGAACTCTACTATATCAGATACGGGTGATTTTAAAGAAGATGCAAACCTAGAGCCTCTAGCTGGTATGGAATTTGTATCACATCAGGAAGCATATGCTTTTTATCAGGAATATGCTCGTTCAATGGGATTTAACACAGCTATTCAAAACAGTCGCCGTTCAAAGACATCAAGAGAGTTTATAGATGCAAAGTTCGCATGTTCAAGATATGGAACCAAGAGAGAGTATGACAAAGGCAACCGTCCCCGTATTCGACAATGTAATAAGCAAGAACCTGAAAGTGCTACTGGTCGACGATCTTGTGGAAAGACCAACTGCAAAGCAAGTATGCATGTAAAAAGGAGGCCAGATGGCAGGTGGGTGATACATAGTTTTATTAAGGAGCACAACCATGAACTTTTACCTGCTCAAGCTGTCAGTGAACAAACGAGAAAAATGTATGCTGCAATGGCTAGAAACTATGCCGAATATAAAAATGTGGTTGGTTTAAAGAATGATTCGAAGATTCCATTTGAGaaaaatcgtaattttttaCTAGAAGCAGGGGATGCTAAGCTCTTGCTTGATTTTTTCACACGGATGCAAAATGTGAATTCTAACTTCTTTTATGCTGTAGAGCTAAGTGACGATCTGCGATTGAAGAGTTTATTATGGATTGATGCCAAAAGTAGGCACGACTATGTGAATTTTAATGACACGGTCTCTTTTGATACGAGctatataaaaaacaaatataaaatgcCTCTTGCCCTTTTGGTAGGGGTCAATCAACACTATCAGTTCATGCTGCTTGGATGTGCTATAGTTTCTGATGAAAATCCAGCGACATACTCATGGATACTTCAAACATGGTTGAAAGCAATGGGTGGATTAGCTCCAAAAGTGATTGTTACTGACCAAGATATTGCTATTAAGTCGGCTGTTTCTGAGGTTTTTCCAGGTACTCAGCATTGCTTTCATTTGTGGCATATTCTGGGAAAGGTTTCAGAAAAGTTGGGCCATATCATTAAgaaacatgaaaattttatggcAAAATTTGACAAATGCATTTACAGATCTTGGACTGATGAGGAGTTTGAGAAGCGGTGGCAGAAACTTATTACAAGATTTGAACTTAATAAAGACAATGACTGGCTTCAGTCACTTTTTGAAGATCGTAAACTATGGGTTCCATTATATATGAAGGATTCTTTTTTAGCTGGAATGTCCGTTGTCCAGCGTTCTGAGAGTATTAATTCTTACTTTGATAAATATGTACATAAAAAGACTACAGTTTCTGAGTTTTTAAAGCATTATGATACAATTATTCAAGACAGATATGAGGAGGAAGCCAGAGCTGATTCTGAGACATGGAATAAACAACCAGCTTTGAAATCTCCATCTCCTTTAGAGAAGCATTTGTCAACTTTATATACGCACGCGGTGTTCAAGAAATTTCAAGTTGAGGTTTTGGGTGCAGTCGCATGCCATCCTAAGACAGAAAGACAAGATGAGGTGTACACCACTTTTAGGGTTCAAGATTTTGAAAAGAATCAAGAATTCTTTATTACATGGGATCCGATGAAATCAGAAGTTTCTTGCATGTGCCATCTGTTCGAATACAAAGGTTATCTTTGTAGACATGCAATGGTTGTTTTCCAAATGTGTGGCCTTTCCATGATTCCATCTCAATACATATTGAAGAGGTGGAAGAAAGATGCCAAAGTTAGGCATCTGATTGTAGAAGGGACTGAACAGGTACCATCCAGGGTCCAACGGTATAACGATTTGTGTAACCGAGCTATGAGGTTGGGTGAAGAGGGATCACTATCTCAAGAAAGTTACACGATCGCCCTCCGTGCTCTAGATGAAGCATTTAACAACTGTATTGGGGTGAATAATGTTTGCAAGACTCTTCCGGAAGTCAGCACATCAGCTAATCATGGGCTTCTCTGCATTGAAGACGACAGTCCCAGTAGGAGCTTTAGCAAGACCATTAAAAAAAAGCATCCTACCAAAAAACGGAAG ATTAACACAGAAGCAGAGGCAATGACTATTGGGTCACAATATAACTTGCAACAAATG GATAAGCTGGGATCCAGACCTGTAAGACCTCTAGACGGATTCTATGGCCCACAACAAGGTGTTCCAGGAATG GTGCAACTGAACTTGATGGCTCCAACCGATAATTATTATGGAAGTCAACCAACAATTCAAGGACTT GGACAATTGAACTCAATTGCGCCTAGCAACGATGGCTATTATGGTCAACCAGGCATGCATGGGCTA GGTCAGAGTCAGATGGATATTTTCCGCTCACCAACTGGTTTCTCATATGGAATTCGG GATGAGGCCAATGTTAGGTCTGCACAGTTACACAACGATGGAGGACCAAGACATTCTTAA